Proteins co-encoded in one Fusarium musae strain F31 chromosome 3, whole genome shotgun sequence genomic window:
- a CDS encoding hypothetical protein (EggNog:ENOG41~BUSCO:EOG092625AX) — MMPTWPAQQAPSVTQQTVPTSYAYPTSKSSPGQPADDLSLCRPTALTRNADPAFIPVAVRQGFSQYAAPAAPYAGYVPPQPPVQHQMSPASPVNGVTPTPEQAKSKVDWPESVRSYVQRSFLPQNDEPTVSRAEIEAKLKSTIGTAKENGTLYTLDWDNMPLPQAIVKAERDADIKQSFNVPINSKKRKSTDFASNDNSQPPWRTNSRSSLEDRISYPSPEKRASMDEPLPKSSKFQKEANKRKRRFENEYKSLRSPSPPPPSSGPIIGTCEVLEKKYLRLTAPPVPSKVRPEHILRQTLELLKKKWKRESNYSYICDQFKSMRQDLTVQHIKNDFTVSVYEIHARIALEKGDIGEYNQCQTQLRSLYGMGLKGNPIEFKAYRILYFIHTANRTGLNDTLADLTTAEKGEKPIKHALEVRSSLALGNYHKFFQLYLDTPNMGAYLMDMFVVRERLAALCNICKAYKPDVKLRFITEELGFESDADAAQFIIDHQGRHLLEDRTDYIAFLTGKAGPLFEGARSTAFQKVDIKGQI; from the exons ATGATGCCAACTTGGCCAGCGCAGCAAGCGCCGAGCGTAACTCAGCAAACCGTCCCGACATCTTACGCCTACCCAACGAGTAAGTCTTCTCCCGGACAGCCCGCAGACGACCTCTCCTTATGTCGCCCGACAGCCCTGACACGAAATGCAGATCCAGCCTTCATTCCCGTAGCCGTTCGTCAAGGATTCAGTCAGTACGCAGCGCCAGCTGCTCCTTATGCCGGCTACGTGCCTCCACAGCCCCCGGTGCAACATCAAATGTCTCCCGCTTCTCCCGTGAATGGTGTAACCCCGACACCTGAGCAAGCCAAGTCCAAAGTGGACTGGCCCGAATCTGTTCGGAGCTATGTTCAAAGATCTTTCCTCCCCCAAAATGACGAACCCACCGTGTCTCGCGCGGAAATCGAGGCTAAACTTAAGAGCACCATCGGTACCGCAAAGGAAAACGGCACGTTATACACACTCGATTGGGATAACATGCCCCTCCCACAGGCTATAGTCAAAGCCGAACGTGATGCGGATATCAAGCAAAGTTTTAATGTCCCTATCAActccaagaagaggaaatctACCGATTTTGCCAGTAATGACAACTCCCAGCCTCCGTGGCGTACTAACTCGCGTTCTTCACTTGAGGACCGTATCTCCTATCCTTCCCCCGAAAAGCGTGCTTCTATGGACGAGCCCCTGCCGAAATCAAGTAAGTTCCAGAAGGAAGCCAACAAGCGCAAGCGACGGTTCGAGAACGAATACAAGTCGCTCAGATCGCCCAGTCCGCCTCCGCCTTCATCTGGACCTATTATTGGCACATGCGAGGTACTTGAGAAGAAGTATCTCCGTCTTACCGCTCCTCCAGTTCCGTCCAAGGTTCGACCTGAACACATTCTGCGTCAAACTCTAGAacttctgaagaagaagtggaaGCGGGAGAGCAACTATTCGTACATCTGTGATCAGTTCAAGTCTATGAGGCAAGATCTGACTGTGCAACATATCAAGAACGACTTTACTGTTTCCGTTTATGAAATTCATGCCCGAATTGCCTTGGAGAAGGGGGATATTGGTGAGTATAATCAGTGCCAGACCCAACTACGGTCATTGTATGGCATGGGCCTAAAAGGCAATCCCATTGAATTCAAGGCATATCGCATTCTTTATTTCATCCACACGGCCAACCGAACTGGATTGAACGACACTTTGGCAGATCTAACCACAGCAGAGAAAGGAGAGAAGCCGATTAAGCATGCTTTAGAAGTGCGATCATCATTGGCGTTGGGCAACTATCATAAGTTCTTCCAGCTTTACCTTGACACCCCTAACATGGGTGCATACCTGATGGACATGTTTGTTGTTCGAGAACGGCTTGCTGCGTTGTGCAATATTTGCAAAGC ATACAAGCCGGATGTGAAACTTCGATTCATCACTGAGGAACTCGGCTTCGAgtctgatgctgatgcagCCCAGTTCATCATCGATCATCAAGGTCGACATTTGTTGGAAGACCGAACAGACTACATCGCGTTTTTGACTGGGAAAGCCGGTCCCCTCTTTGAGGGCGCGCGCAGCACGGCGTTCCAAAAGGTTGATATCAAGGGTCAGATCTAA
- a CDS encoding hypothetical protein (BUSCO:EOG09261JVS) produces MKLPELPFRLSIVLYHAVLCLQLLVPHKALFPCSQLPEPNPLPRRIQLVFTHYLRRLRWLPEKYSSQKLTVMRFVQALRRSIKGDKDKGSVAPKSAVAIVPPKKVGGLPLPSLKSYSIMVCHIRYSHGSTTNLTLIAESPDTDAQSNLQVIRALYDYEARSSQELSFSRGDFFHVIGRENDQDWYEACNPALPDARGLVPVTFFQALGRTERDSAQSDGGQLPTPTKNPDHDSGYSESPAMQTAPAVMSPTTAVPQQGHQRNSKSVGKSGAMVYGIVMYDFAAERADELEAKAGEAIIVIAQSNPEWFVAKPIGRLGGPGLIPVSFVEIRDMASDKAIANPGDAIKRAGVPKVEEWKKMAAEYKNSSITLGKFEGGGPQQPGQGIEQGMERMSIQQQQHSRQPSQNGAQAGYASQPRTSQQPQQNHVQKPASQLNAPLQARIPRYCFAEDKYWFVIEALLEDGRQWELSRYYEDFYDFQIALLTEFPAEAGNTGTQKRTLPYMPGPVNYVTDAITEGRLHNLDAYVKNMLNQPHYISRCNLVRQFFAPREGDYEIDPNDNEEEYRLSQASQLSSAESPAGGSQNNLNGSAYGLSAAPAHQMGPGSPDIQRQPSSLSQPSQTSLGNGMQPQAQPASAMKIKMYFNGDLIAIRVPTDISFQALYEKICDRLKVPAGQEVQLFYKDEPTGDKPSMLSDNDLDYALQRNEKLLLYVEAV; encoded by the exons ATGAAG CTGCCTGAGCTGCCATTCCGTCTCTCTATTGTATTGTATCATGCCGTGCTTTGCCTCCAACTTCTTGTGCCTCACAAGGCGTTATTCCCATGTTCTCAGCTGCCTGAGCCAAACCCCCTCCCCCGCCGCATTCAGCTCGTTTTCACTCATTACTTGCGCCGGCTTCGCTGGCTGCCCGAGAAATATTCGAGTCAAAAGCTAACAGTTATGCGCTTTGTGCAGGCTCTTCGACGTTCGATCAAAGGTGACAAGGACAAAGGATCCGTCGCTCCCAAATCGGCTGTCGCCATTGTTCCTCCAAAGAAGGTTGGTGGCCTCCCACTCCCAAGCCTCAAATCCTATTCAATTATGGTCTGCCACATTCGGTACAGCCATGGTTCCACGACAAACTTGACTTTAATCGCTGAGAGCCCAGACACTGATGCCCAATCTAATTTGCAGGTCATTCGAGCGCTTTACGATTACGAGGCACGATCGAGCCAAGAACTGAGCTTTTCGAGAGGCGACTTTTTCCACGTTATAGGCCGCGAAAACGATCAAGATTGGTACGAAGCATGTAACCCAGCTCTCCCTGACGCCCGGGGTCTCGTCCCTGTCACCTTCTTCCAAGCGCTTGGCCGAACCGAGAGAGATAGCGCACAGTCCGACGGTGGCCAACTCCCCACTCCGACAAAGAACCCCGACCACGATTCTGGTTACAGCGAATCTCCAGCAATGCAAACTGCGCCCGCCGTCATGTCACCCACTACAGCCGTGCCTCAGCAAGGCCACCAGCGTAATTCGAAGTCGGTTGGAAAGTCAGGCGCCATGGTCTACGGAATTGTTATGTACGACTTTGCCGCTGAGAGAGCAGACGAGTTGGAGGCCAAAGCTGGCGAGgctatcatcgtcatcgcgcAATCGAACCCCGAGTGGTTTGTGGCCAAGCCCATCGGTCGATTGGGTGGCCCAGGGCTCATCCCCGTTTCCTTTGTCGAGATTCGTGATATGGCAAGCGATAAGGCAATTGCGAACCCGGGTGACGCCATAAAGCGTGCCGGTGTTCCAAAGGTTGAAgaatggaagaagatggcggcgGAATACAAGAACAGCAGCATCACACTGGGCAAGTTTGAGGGAGGCGGTCCTCAGCAACCTGGGCAGGGTATTGAGCAAGGCATGGAACGAATGAGCattcagcaacagcagcattcACGACAACCTTCTCAGAATGGAGCGCAGGCCGGATACGCGTCTCAACCTCGAACGTCGCAACAACCTCAGCAAAATCATGTACAGAAACCGGCCTCACAACTGAACGCACCGCTACAAGCACGCATACCGCGATACTGCTTTGCAGAGGATAAGTACTGGTTCGTGATCGAAGCATTGCTAGAAGACGGACGACAATGGGAGCTGTCTCGCTATTACGAGGACTTTTACGACTTCCAGATCGCTCTTCTGACCGAATTTCCAGCTGAGGCCGGTAACACAGGGACACAGAAGCGTACACTGCCATACATGCCTGGACCAGTCAACTATGTCACAGATGCAATCACCGAAGGACGCCTCCATAACTTGGACGCGTACGTGAAGAACATGCTGAACCAGCCCCATTACATTTCGAGGTGCAACCTGGTGAGACAGTTCTTTGCACCCCGTGAAGGAGATTACGAGATCGATCCGAACGACAACGAAGAGGAGTACCGCCTATCACAAGCATCACAGCTGTCATCGGCCGAGTCCCCAGCTGGTGGATCACAGAACAACTTGAACGGCAGTGCATACGGCCTTTCAGCTGCACCAGCGCATCAGATGGGCCCAGGTTCCCCTGACATCCAAAGACAGCCATCTTCTTTGTCACAGCCCTCACAAACATCTCTGGGTAACGGTATGCAACCCCAAGCTCAGCCGGCATCAGcgatgaagatcaagatgtATTTCAACGGAGATCTCATTGCCATCCGAGTACCAACGGACATCTCATTCCAAGCACTCTATGAAAAGATTTGTGATCGTCTGAAGGTGCCGGCGGGTCAGGAGGTCCAACTGTTTTACAAGGACGAGCCCACTGGAGATAAGCCAAGTATGCTTAGTGACAACGACTTGGACTATGCCCTGCAGCGGAACGAGAAGCTTCTGCTCTATGTGGAGGCCGTGTGA
- a CDS encoding hypothetical protein (EggNog:ENOG41): protein MPIKVKSKKLPAPREGSPISIRHLDEYERDLPSIGAHDNFRDVVKKLSLYFVDVIELPSTFEQLRTTAAGAPLRILVDHLAATCTNPAIVNALLALKWHYASSSEHRTLGESRADACEIVAWRFLTRLSEREAVNYCLYEIPDVDNDDEAQAQAQAAGNGHTGDEEAGETAPLLSHLRSIDNRRRGPGPAGSSLKRNQLLSSLSRLTMTSDDDDSESEGDPTSSFKNLNALEIAAIADAKRFLSQHIVQKIITAIWSGDIVFWDSLSVHSTKKVRFYNPRTADPFSRLRVPKYLKSWEVLFFCIFLALYYAVLIVRDESRITIPEVILFLWIAAFFYDELSEWLDAGSIFYATDIWNLFDMIMIAIGFTFAILRIIGIVQNKPELNDLAFDILALEALFMIPRIFSILSLSPAWGTLIPCLKEMGKDFFKYMVLVVVVYCGFLTTFSLVGRNVFAFKSMAWILTKIFYGSAPIGFEIMNQIDPFFGPPLMIIFITLSSFLLMGSLTGMLSNSFSRVITHAKEEYLYVYSVYVLEASTSNRLTHFYPPFNLLALVLFRPWRLFFTADEKFRAGRIMLLKATHWPIVGIIKLYEMYRKPGAVEDEFAGFKGPSRSSRRNGRHAIAQKRSESNIGGQTLSPRGRANGRSIEVREDDVDAPTAMEVQLTELNRKIDQLTAVITTMQEKQASGNGSGSSSTGTTPA, encoded by the exons ATGCCTATCAAGGTCAAATCCAAGAAGCTTCCTGCCCCTCGCGAGGGTAGTCCTATCTCCATCCGCCATCTGGACGAATACGAGCGCGATCTTCCCAGCATTGGCGCTCACGATAACTTCAGAGAtgtcgtcaagaagctctcacT ATACTTTGTCGATGTCATTGAACTGCCGAGCACGTTTGAACAGCTGAGAACCACAGCTGCGGGGGCTCCTCTACGCATCTTGGTGGATCACCTCGCTGCAACCTGCACCAACCCGGCAATCGTCAATGCTCTTCT AGCTCTCAAATGGCATTATGCATCTTCGTCAGAACACCGCACTCTGGGAGAATCTCGGGCAGATGCATGTGAAATCGTTGCTTGGCGATTCCTGACTAGGCTTTCTGAACGCGAGGCAGTCAATTACTGCCTTTACGAGATCCCCGATGTGGACAATGACgatgaagctcaagctcaggctCAAGCGGCTGGTAATGGTCACACGGGCGACGAGGAAGCCGGCGAAACCGCCCCTCTGCTTTCTCATCTCCGCTCCATTGACAATCGCCGACGTGGACCAGGCCCTGCCGGTAGCAGCTTGAAACGTAACCAACTACTAAGTTCTCTCTCCCGCTTGACTATGACctcggatgatgatgacagtgAGAGCGAGGGTGATCCCACTTCATCATTTAAGAACCTGAATGCTCTCGAGATTGCTGCCATTGCCGATGCCAAACGCTTCCTCAGCCAGCACATTGTCCAAAAGATCATCACTGCTATTTGGAGTGGTGACATAGTCTTTTGGGATAGCTTGTCTGTGCACTCTACAAAGAAGGTTCGGTTCTATAACCCTAGGACTGCAGATCCCTTTTCTCGCCTGCGCGTCCCCAAGTATCTCAAGAGCTGGGAGGTGCTGTTCTTCTGCATTTTCCTCGCCCTGTACTACGCTGTGCTCATTGTGCGAGACGAGTCACGTATTACAATCCCTGAAGTGATACTTTTCTTGTGGATCGCGGCTTTCTTCTACGATGAGCTTAGTGAGTGGCTTGATGCGGGCTCTATCTTTTATGCCACCGACATATGGAACCTATTCGACATGATCATGATCGCCATCGGGTTTACCTTTGCAATTCTGC GTATTATTGGCATTGTTCAGAACAAACCCGAGCTGAACGACCTTGCATTTGATATCTTGGCACTTGAGGCACTCTTCATGATCCCCCGTATCTTCTCGATTCTCAGTCTCAGCCCTGCCTGGGGTACTCTTATTCCATGCTTGAAAGAGATGGGCAAGGATTTCTTCAAATACATGGTACTTGTTGTTGTCGTGTATTGTGGCTTCTTGACTACATTTTCACTCGTGGGTCGTAATGTCTTTGCATTCAAGTCCATGGCCTGGATCTTGACAAAGATCTTTTACGGCTCGGCGCCCATCGGATTCGAGATAATGAACCAGATCGATCCCTTCTTTGGACCTCCTCTGATGATCATCTTCATTACACTTTCTAGCTTCCTGTTGATGGGCTCCCTGACAGGTATGCTGTCCAACAGCTTCTCGCGGGTTATCACCCACGCTAAGGAGGAGTACCTGTATGTGTACAGCGTCTACGTCTTGGAAGCGTCGACTAGTAACCGACTCACCCATTTCTACCCTCCTTTCAATCTGCTGGCCCTGGTACTCTTCCGACCTTGGCGTCTATTCTTTACGGCCGATGAGAAGTTCCGTGCTGGGCGTatcatgcttctcaaggcGACTCATTGGCCCATTGTTGGCATCATCAAGCTGTACGAGATGTATCGAAAGCCAGGAGCCGTGGAAGATGAATTTGCTGGATTCAAGGGCCCATCGCGCTCTTCTCGACGCAACGGTAGGCACGCAATTGCTCAGAAGCGATCTGAGTCCAATATCGGTGGCCAGACGCTTTCTCCTAGGGGACGAGCGAATGGTAGGAGCATCGAGGTCCGCGAGGACGATGTGGATGCGCCAACAGCGATGGAGGTGCAGCTCACCGAGCTAAACCGGAAGATCGACCAACTCACTGCAGTTATAACGACTATGCAGGAGAAGCAAGCAAGTGGAAACGGCAGTGGAAGCTCAAGTACAGGTACCACTCCCGCCTAG